In a genomic window of Fundidesulfovibrio soli:
- a CDS encoding chromate resistance protein ChrB domain-containing protein, with the protein MSYVNFRWYFFSFTLSARSQTARMRVWRRLNSMGAVLVKNAFYALPASTRHHEQLTWLVKEVEGLGGEALFLETAPPSNMTGAQLARLFTQARDADWAALERELTALLDAVRDAPEDADAGSGKEACKAGLKRIEKRIEALAAIDFFPGGRGERVRALAAEGEALCSGKRADRDGGVLPAQDPADWRGKTWLTREDPYIDRLASFWLVRRFVDPEAGLEFAPADSSPQAQPGVVRFDMAEAEFTHVGRMTTFEVLCASFRLERELPARLRDIIHSIDMDETDAGPPEAPGVKLTLDGIVSLNPDSLRRTEQAMLFFDALLAACKTPNGESS; encoded by the coding sequence ATGAGCTACGTCAACTTTCGCTGGTACTTCTTCTCGTTCACGCTCTCGGCCCGCAGCCAGACCGCCCGGATGCGTGTCTGGCGGCGCCTCAACTCCATGGGGGCGGTGCTCGTCAAGAACGCCTTCTACGCCCTGCCCGCCAGCACGCGCCACCACGAGCAGCTGACCTGGCTGGTCAAGGAGGTGGAGGGCCTGGGCGGCGAGGCACTTTTCCTGGAGACGGCCCCGCCCTCCAACATGACCGGCGCGCAGCTGGCCCGGCTGTTCACCCAGGCCCGCGACGCCGACTGGGCCGCCCTTGAGCGCGAGCTGACCGCCCTGCTGGACGCGGTTCGGGACGCCCCTGAGGACGCCGATGCAGGATCGGGCAAGGAAGCCTGCAAGGCGGGGCTCAAGCGCATCGAGAAGCGCATCGAGGCCCTCGCGGCCATCGACTTCTTCCCCGGGGGGCGCGGCGAGCGCGTGCGCGCCCTGGCCGCGGAGGGCGAGGCCCTGTGCTCGGGGAAGCGCGCGGACCGGGACGGCGGCGTCCTGCCCGCCCAGGACCCGGCCGACTGGCGCGGCAAGACCTGGCTCACCCGCGAGGACCCCTACATCGACCGCCTGGCCTCCTTCTGGCTGGTGCGCCGCTTCGTGGACCCCGAGGCGGGCCTCGAATTCGCGCCCGCCGATTCAAGCCCCCAGGCCCAGCCCGGCGTGGTCCGTTTCGACATGGCCGAGGCCGAGTTCACCCACGTGGGCCGCATGACCACCTTCGAGGTGCTTTGCGCATCCTTCAGGCTGGAGCGTGAGTTGCCCGCGCGCCTGCGCGACATCATCCACTCCATCGACATGGACGAAACAGACGCGGGACCGCCCGAGGCCCCCGGAGTGAAGCTCACCCTGGACGGGATCGTGAGCCTCAACCCGGACAGCCTTCGCCGCACGGAACAGGCCATGCTGTTCTTCGACGCCCTGCTGGCGGCCTGCAAAACCCCCAATGGAGAATCATCATGA
- a CDS encoding outer membrane homotrimeric porin, with translation MHRILRSLALALCLVCTLAAAASATEVKLSGDVRVYGAFWQKPQYTGWNYNGTRTQDAFTVFERVRVRADFIANEALRFRLSWKSGDIPWGASTFTVDNPTTVLKVYQAYMQFRLPGTQVEFTVGQQDMELPTSAGWLDANPVFGGTRTTAAMVKLPFSEQFSLVGGFTRLLDANKDFDLTTTQVPDELDGYILTLPVTLEGFQATPWAMLAVAGRNAGYGSVQVGNGGYSNETLATNLLSAASMGTAATWRNSQNAYWWVGSTFALTALDPFKFYADVVYGSGNDTDRARFRRHGLFVDLAAEYTGFASVTPQLTIWYSPGEDSSARNGSERLPSVVDYWCPSNSFLFDGDQPFNNEFMNINPVGAYGFVAALDKISFMQNLTHRITVSYAHGTNSPAALRAANASQGTGNYVQMGRDLSDKEYAVGISLDNQYDIYSNLALILDTGWSHGSFQTSVWGHRFTEAARRGDAFKVMTGIKYKF, from the coding sequence ATGCACCGCATCCTCCGCAGCCTCGCCCTTGCCCTCTGCCTCGTATGCACCCTGGCGGCCGCCGCCTCAGCCACCGAGGTCAAGCTTTCCGGCGACGTGCGCGTCTACGGCGCGTTCTGGCAAAAGCCGCAGTACACCGGATGGAACTACAACGGCACCCGCACCCAGGACGCCTTCACCGTGTTCGAGCGCGTGCGCGTGCGCGCCGACTTCATCGCCAACGAGGCCTTGAGGTTCCGCCTCTCCTGGAAGAGCGGCGACATCCCCTGGGGCGCCAGCACCTTCACCGTGGACAACCCCACCACCGTGCTGAAGGTCTACCAGGCCTACATGCAGTTCCGCCTGCCCGGCACGCAGGTGGAGTTCACCGTGGGCCAGCAGGACATGGAGCTGCCCACCTCCGCCGGCTGGCTGGACGCCAACCCCGTGTTCGGCGGCACCCGCACCACGGCGGCCATGGTCAAGTTGCCCTTCTCCGAGCAGTTCTCCTTGGTGGGCGGCTTCACCCGGCTGCTGGACGCCAACAAGGATTTCGACCTGACCACCACCCAGGTTCCCGACGAGCTTGACGGCTACATCCTGACCCTGCCCGTTACGCTGGAGGGCTTCCAGGCCACGCCCTGGGCCATGCTGGCCGTGGCCGGGCGCAACGCGGGCTACGGCTCCGTGCAGGTGGGCAACGGCGGCTACTCCAACGAGACCCTGGCCACCAACCTGCTCTCCGCCGCGTCCATGGGCACGGCGGCCACCTGGCGCAACTCGCAGAACGCCTACTGGTGGGTTGGCTCCACCTTCGCCCTCACCGCCCTGGACCCGTTCAAGTTCTACGCCGACGTGGTCTACGGGTCCGGCAACGACACCGACCGGGCCAGGTTCCGCCGCCACGGCCTGTTCGTCGATCTGGCTGCCGAATACACCGGGTTCGCGAGCGTGACCCCGCAGCTGACCATCTGGTACTCCCCCGGCGAGGATTCTTCCGCGCGCAACGGCTCGGAGCGGCTGCCCTCGGTGGTGGACTACTGGTGCCCGTCCAACTCCTTCCTCTTCGACGGCGACCAGCCTTTCAACAACGAGTTCATGAACATCAACCCCGTGGGCGCCTACGGCTTCGTGGCCGCCCTGGACAAGATCTCCTTCATGCAGAACCTCACCCACAGGATCACCGTGAGCTACGCCCACGGCACCAACAGCCCCGCCGCCCTGCGCGCCGCCAACGCCAGCCAGGGCACGGGCAACTACGTGCAGATGGGCCGCGACCTGAGCGACAAGGAGTACGCTGTGGGCATAAGCCTGGACAATCAGTACGACATCTACTCCAACCTCGCCCTGATCCTGGATACGGGCTGGTCCCACGGCAGCTTCCAGACCTCGGTCTGGGGCCACCGCTTCACCGAAGCCGCGCGCAGGGGCGACGCCTTCAAGGTGATGACCGGAATCAAGTACAAGTTCTAG
- the mqnC gene encoding cyclic dehypoxanthinyl futalosine synthase, with product MSEMFDSEKVLAVAEAVRAGERLDADQALLLSREASLPLLGSLAHAVRLRLHPEPVVTYVVDRNINSTNICQCGCRFCAFFKAPGVPGGYVLTRDELSQKIEQTLALGGRQILLQGGHNPEMGLVYYESLLRFIRAKYPQIHIHAFSPPEIVYFAYMSDVSVAEVISRLREAGLASIPGGGAEILSDRVRSLVAPAKCSTAQWLDVMRQAHLQGLRTTATMMFGHVETWEERIGHMTALRELQDETRGFTAFIPWGFQPDNTALGGRKCSPQEYLRVLTVSRLVLDNIPNLQASWVTMGREIAQASLWHGANDFGSTMIEENVVAAAGVRFRMDEAGVRDAIAAAGFAPLRRSMDYSPFEEQAPCA from the coding sequence ATGTCTGAGATGTTTGATTCCGAAAAGGTTCTGGCCGTTGCCGAGGCCGTGCGCGCGGGCGAGCGCCTGGACGCTGACCAAGCCCTGCTCCTGTCCCGGGAGGCCAGCCTGCCCCTGCTGGGCAGCCTGGCCCACGCCGTGCGCCTGCGCCTGCACCCCGAGCCGGTGGTGACCTACGTGGTGGACCGCAACATCAACTCCACCAACATCTGCCAGTGCGGCTGCCGCTTCTGCGCCTTCTTCAAGGCCCCGGGCGTGCCCGGCGGCTACGTGCTGACCCGCGACGAACTCTCCCAGAAGATCGAGCAGACCCTGGCCCTGGGCGGCAGGCAGATCCTCCTGCAGGGCGGGCACAACCCGGAGATGGGCCTGGTCTACTACGAGTCCCTGCTGCGCTTCATCCGCGCCAAATACCCGCAAATCCACATCCACGCCTTCTCGCCCCCGGAGATCGTCTACTTCGCCTACATGTCCGACGTTAGCGTGGCCGAGGTCATCTCGCGGCTGCGCGAGGCCGGGCTGGCCTCCATCCCCGGCGGGGGCGCGGAGATCCTCTCGGACCGCGTGCGCTCCCTGGTGGCCCCGGCCAAGTGCTCCACGGCCCAGTGGCTCGACGTGATGCGCCAGGCCCACCTGCAGGGGCTGCGCACCACGGCCACCATGATGTTCGGCCACGTGGAGACCTGGGAGGAGCGCATCGGCCACATGACCGCCCTGCGCGAATTGCAGGACGAGACGCGCGGCTTCACGGCCTTCATCCCCTGGGGCTTCCAGCCCGACAACACTGCCCTGGGCGGCAGGAAGTGCTCCCCGCAGGAGTACCTGCGCGTGCTGACCGTCTCGCGCCTGGTGCTGGACAACATCCCCAACCTCCAGGCCTCCTGGGTGACCATGGGCCGCGAGATCGCCCAGGCCTCGCTCTGGCACGGGGCCAACGACTTCGGCTCCACCATGATCGAGGAAAACGTGGTGGCCGCCGCCGGGGTGCGCTTCCGCATGGACGAAGCCGGGGTCAGGGATGCCATCGCGGCCGCGGGCTTCGCGCCGCTGCGCCGGTCCATGGACTACTCCCCCTTCGAGGAACAGGCCCCGTGCGCGTAG
- the mqnE gene encoding aminofutalosine synthase MqnE, giving the protein MDRRHIESLGLGPVLDKVLAAERLSLDEGQALYDCPDPHVPAALAMHVRTRLHGDTARYVINRHVNPTNVCVNRCRFCAYRRDPGQEGAYVLTADDALAKLAAAGPLDEIHIVGGCHPELGLPYYEDLAARVRAAYPKASIKALTAVEIDHLATMAGLDASEVLTRLKAAGVDMLPGGGAEIFASGPRNALCPEKIGGERWLEVMGLAHKAGLRSNATMLFGHLESTRDRLEHMDALRRQQDASGGFVCFIPLPYLPGNNPLGAEASGPSAMDVLRTMAVARLMLDNFAHIKAYWVMLGLKLSQLCLSWGADDLDGTVVEERIGHDAGSDSAQALTTAELEEAIRQSGFTPIRRDGLFREQSDV; this is encoded by the coding sequence TTGGATAGACGCCACATCGAATCGCTCGGGCTCGGCCCAGTGCTTGACAAGGTGCTCGCCGCCGAGCGCCTGAGCCTGGACGAGGGCCAGGCCCTCTACGACTGCCCCGACCCGCACGTTCCGGCAGCCCTGGCCATGCACGTGCGCACCCGGCTGCACGGCGACACGGCGCGCTACGTGATCAACCGCCACGTGAACCCCACCAACGTCTGCGTGAACCGCTGCCGCTTCTGCGCCTACCGGCGCGACCCCGGACAGGAGGGGGCCTACGTGCTCACGGCGGACGACGCCCTGGCCAAGCTGGCCGCCGCCGGGCCGCTGGACGAGATCCACATCGTGGGCGGTTGCCACCCGGAGCTGGGCCTGCCCTACTATGAAGACCTGGCCGCACGCGTGCGCGCCGCCTATCCGAAAGCTTCCATCAAAGCCCTTACCGCCGTGGAGATCGACCACCTGGCCACAATGGCCGGGCTGGACGCCTCCGAGGTGCTGACCCGGCTCAAGGCCGCGGGCGTGGACATGCTGCCCGGCGGCGGCGCGGAGATATTCGCCAGCGGCCCGCGCAACGCGCTGTGCCCCGAGAAGATCGGGGGCGAGCGCTGGCTGGAGGTCATGGGCCTGGCCCACAAGGCCGGGCTGCGCTCCAACGCCACCATGCTCTTCGGGCACCTGGAGTCCACCCGGGACCGGCTGGAGCACATGGACGCCCTGCGCCGCCAGCAGGACGCCTCGGGCGGCTTCGTCTGCTTCATCCCCCTGCCCTACCTTCCCGGCAACAACCCGCTGGGCGCCGAAGCCAGCGGCCCCTCCGCCATGGACGTGCTGCGCACCATGGCCGTGGCCCGGCTCATGCTGGACAACTTCGCGCACATCAAGGCCTACTGGGTGATGCTGGGGCTCAAGCTCTCGCAGCTGTGCCTCTCCTGGGGCGCGGACGACCTGGACGGCACCGTGGTGGAGGAGCGCATCGGCCACGACGCGGGCAGCGACTCCGCCCAGGCCCTGACCACCGCCGAACTGGAGGAGGCCATCCGCCAAAGCGGCTTCACCCCCATACGCCGCGACGGCCTCTTCAGGGAGCAGAGCGATGTCTGA
- a CDS encoding TetR/AcrR family transcriptional regulator — translation MDASDTFRNIPPDKQRRVLEEASSEFARHGFLGASMNRLAARLGIAKGSIFKYFGNKEGLFAQVFTGSVELLSGSLRQARDETAGLPLAERLERVLLVGAQFARSHPNIYRIYLKMLFNEDFPLRERLLAQVRALSARFLTPIIEQAKAAGELPPGLDVPLAVFMADAVLERFVQLQAAPGMDSGPQIGPTFGLDDPETSRLTAARLARMLAGGFTVG, via the coding sequence ATGGACGCAAGCGACACCTTCCGCAACATTCCCCCCGACAAGCAGCGGCGCGTGCTGGAGGAGGCCTCCAGCGAGTTCGCCCGCCACGGCTTCCTGGGGGCCAGCATGAACCGGCTGGCGGCCCGCCTGGGCATCGCCAAGGGCTCCATCTTCAAGTATTTCGGCAACAAGGAAGGCCTGTTCGCCCAGGTGTTCACCGGCTCGGTGGAGCTGCTCTCCGGCTCCCTGCGCCAGGCCCGCGACGAAACCGCCGGGCTCCCCCTGGCCGAGCGCCTGGAGCGCGTGCTGCTGGTGGGCGCGCAGTTCGCCCGCAGCCACCCCAACATCTACCGCATCTACCTCAAGATGCTCTTCAACGAGGACTTCCCCCTGCGCGAGCGCCTGCTGGCGCAGGTGCGCGCCCTCTCGGCGCGCTTCCTCACCCCCATCATCGAGCAGGCCAAGGCGGCGGGCGAGCTGCCCCCGGGCCTGGACGTGCCCCTGGCCGTGTTTATGGCCGACGCCGTGCTGGAGCGCTTCGTGCAGCTCCAGGCCGCGCCCGGCATGGATTCCGGACCGCAGATCGGCCCGACCTTCGGGCTGGACGACCCTGAAACGTCGCGCCTGACAGCCGCGAGGCTGGCCAGGATGCTGGCTGGAGGTTTCACCGTTGGATAG
- a CDS encoding peroxiredoxin: MSSLETSAPAPKIELDALLPTRDEKRLSLADMAGKWVVAYIYPKDSTPGCTVEAQEFTALAGEFEKLGAVVWGISRDSIKAHRNFMGKNGLGVALLSDPSLETIKALGGWGTKKVCGKECEGVIRSTVLVGPDGTVARRWPKASSKGHAQEVLDALRELAGK; encoded by the coding sequence ATGAGCAGCCTTGAAACGAGCGCGCCTGCGCCGAAGATCGAACTGGACGCGCTGCTGCCCACGCGGGACGAGAAGCGCCTGAGCCTGGCCGACATGGCCGGGAAGTGGGTGGTGGCCTACATCTACCCCAAGGACTCCACCCCGGGCTGCACCGTCGAGGCGCAGGAGTTCACGGCCCTGGCGGGCGAGTTCGAGAAGCTCGGCGCCGTGGTCTGGGGCATCTCACGCGATTCAATCAAGGCCCACCGCAACTTCATGGGCAAGAACGGGCTGGGCGTGGCCCTGCTCTCCGACCCGTCGCTTGAGACCATCAAGGCCCTGGGCGGCTGGGGGACCAAGAAGGTCTGCGGCAAGGAGTGCGAGGGCGTGATCCGCTCCACGGTGCTTGTCGGGCCCGACGGCACGGTGGCCCGGCGCTGGCCCAAGGCATCCAGCAAGGGGCACGCCCAGGAAGTGCTGGACGCCCTGCGGGAGCTGGCCGGGAAATAG
- the modB gene encoding molybdate ABC transporter permease subunit — MTASLVFTPLLLTLKVAVLATLGALALGVPAAYLVGRERFPARPLADALATLPMVLPPTVLGYYMLVLFGRQGILGRLLIDVFGVTLLFTWQGAVVASCVVAFPLVFTTARAAFDSVDPNLVNAARTLGATRLSLFGRVVLPLAWRGILAGAMLAFARAMGEFGATLMIAGNIPGKTQTLSLAVYDAVMAGRDEQAAILVGVVSAASLSILMFSGMLLRPAR, encoded by the coding sequence ATGACCGCAAGCCTTGTGTTCACTCCCCTCCTTCTGACCCTCAAGGTGGCCGTGCTGGCCACCTTGGGGGCCCTCGCGCTGGGGGTGCCTGCGGCCTACCTGGTGGGGCGCGAGCGCTTCCCGGCCCGGCCCCTGGCCGACGCCCTGGCCACCCTGCCCATGGTGCTGCCGCCCACGGTGCTGGGCTATTACATGCTGGTGCTCTTCGGCAGGCAGGGGATTCTGGGCAGGCTGCTCATCGACGTGTTCGGCGTCACCCTACTGTTCACCTGGCAGGGCGCGGTGGTGGCCTCCTGCGTGGTGGCCTTCCCCCTGGTGTTCACCACGGCCCGGGCCGCCTTCGACTCCGTGGACCCCAACCTGGTCAACGCCGCGCGCACGCTGGGAGCCACGCGGCTCTCTCTGTTCGGGCGCGTGGTGCTGCCTCTGGCCTGGCGGGGCATCCTGGCCGGGGCCATGCTGGCCTTCGCCCGCGCCATGGGCGAGTTCGGGGCCACCCTCATGATCGCGGGCAACATCCCCGGCAAGACGCAGACCCTCTCCCTGGCCGTGTACGACGCCGTGATGGCCGGACGCGACGAGCAGGCCGCCATCCTGGTGGGCGTGGTCTCGGCTGCCAGCCTCTCCATCCTCATGTTTTCGGGAATGCTGCTCAGGCCCGCCCGATGA
- a CDS encoding DUF4239 domain-containing protein, with translation MLESFQNFGDQYKVVFGLILAASLAMSALLYLLRGRTLARSPRKDHRFAPEIFSLFASMYAFFLGFSIVTLWSNYTATKSCVVQEAGALLTTYRLSLALDGSGAFRSGLMAYARSVVDDEWKTMNASNTMSLHASEQLSESWRAFVAVKPVDKGDISLYTAVGNALSEVSRNRQLREQALQGNLYAPIWVILIFGALAVLLGLFLCNPEQTRSQVCMEVIMIFLILSCLFFIQDIDTPFSGIITIASRPFTDVHAAMLTLAGAAP, from the coding sequence ATGCTGGAGAGTTTCCAAAATTTCGGCGACCAGTACAAGGTCGTATTCGGGCTCATCCTGGCCGCGTCGCTGGCGATGTCCGCCCTGCTGTATCTGCTGCGCGGCAGGACCCTGGCCCGCTCCCCGCGCAAGGATCACCGCTTCGCCCCGGAAATCTTCTCCCTCTTCGCTTCCATGTATGCGTTCTTCCTCGGTTTTTCCATCGTGACGCTCTGGTCCAACTACACCGCGACCAAAAGCTGCGTGGTGCAGGAGGCAGGAGCCCTGCTGACCACCTACCGCCTCTCCCTGGCCCTGGACGGGTCCGGCGCGTTCCGTTCCGGGCTGATGGCCTACGCCAGGAGCGTGGTGGACGACGAATGGAAGACCATGAACGCCTCCAACACCATGAGCCTGCACGCCTCCGAACAGCTCTCCGAGTCCTGGAGGGCGTTCGTCGCCGTGAAGCCCGTGGACAAGGGCGACATCTCCCTCTACACCGCCGTGGGCAACGCCCTGTCTGAGGTCAGCCGCAACCGCCAGCTGCGCGAGCAGGCCCTGCAGGGCAACCTGTACGCGCCCATCTGGGTGATCCTGATTTTCGGGGCCCTGGCCGTGCTCCTGGGGCTGTTTCTGTGCAACCCGGAGCAGACAAGGTCGCAGGTGTGCATGGAGGTGATCATGATTTTCCTGATCCTCTCCTGCCTGTTCTTCATCCAGGATATCGACACGCCCTTCTCCGGGATCATCACCATCGCCTCCAGACCCTTCACGGATGTCCACGCCGCCATGCTCACCCTTGCGGGGGCCGCGCCGTGA
- a CDS encoding HdeA/HdeB family chaperone → MRSFLFGAVVICLMAAPVMAKKSAQPQNIDFGSYTCSEFLQEVSTSDAETAGFILMWLDGYLSGVSGDNVLNWKNLDIFTDKFLNYCTAHPKANMLEAAKKVGISR, encoded by the coding sequence ATGAGGTCATTTTTGTTCGGTGCCGTTGTAATCTGTCTGATGGCAGCGCCGGTCATGGCCAAGAAGAGCGCGCAGCCGCAGAACATCGATTTCGGGAGCTACACCTGCTCGGAGTTCCTGCAGGAGGTCTCCACCTCCGACGCCGAGACGGCCGGCTTCATCCTCATGTGGCTGGACGGCTACCTGAGCGGCGTCAGCGGGGACAACGTGCTCAACTGGAAGAATCTGGACATCTTCACGGACAAGTTCCTGAATTATTGCACCGCCCACCCCAAGGCCAACATGCTCGAAGCGGCCAAGAAGGTGGGAATCTCGCGCTAG
- a CDS encoding menaquinone biosynthetic enzyme MqnA/MqnD family protein, whose translation MRVGRISYLNVLPIYLPLEAGWMEHGFEFVQGPPAALNELARAGGLDISSCSSVEYARNPERYLLLPDLAIGSKGPVKSVLLLSRVAPETLGDKSVLVTAETHTSAVLLRIALSDVYGIRPQFLAAPGSIRESLDAGATPQAVLAIGDEALSLRSDERFPFQIDLGELWRDWTGLPFVFGVWVARRESWNADRAGMLAAAALLRRSKEAGVAAIDKVVELASLAHTRMTRSQLRNYFDHLSYELGAPEQEGLNRFFASMAEHGVIPRAPRLEILG comes from the coding sequence GTGCGCGTAGGCCGCATCAGCTACCTGAACGTCCTGCCCATCTACCTGCCCCTGGAGGCGGGCTGGATGGAGCACGGCTTCGAGTTCGTGCAGGGCCCCCCGGCCGCGCTCAACGAGTTGGCCCGGGCGGGCGGGCTGGACATCTCCTCCTGCTCCTCGGTGGAGTACGCCCGCAACCCCGAGCGCTACCTGCTCCTGCCGGACCTGGCCATCGGCAGCAAGGGGCCGGTGAAGAGCGTGCTGCTGCTCTCCCGCGTGGCCCCGGAGACCCTGGGGGACAAGTCCGTGCTGGTCACGGCGGAGACGCACACCTCGGCCGTGCTCCTGCGCATCGCGCTGAGCGACGTATACGGCATCCGGCCGCAATTCTTGGCCGCGCCCGGCTCCATCCGGGAGTCGCTTGACGCGGGCGCGACGCCGCAGGCCGTCCTGGCCATCGGGGACGAGGCGCTCAGCCTGCGCTCGGACGAGCGCTTCCCCTTTCAGATCGACCTGGGCGAACTCTGGCGCGACTGGACCGGCCTGCCCTTCGTGTTCGGGGTCTGGGTGGCCAGGCGCGAATCCTGGAATGCGGACCGCGCCGGGATGCTGGCCGCTGCCGCCCTGCTGCGCCGCTCCAAGGAGGCCGGAGTGGCCGCCATCGACAAGGTGGTGGAGCTGGCCAGCCTGGCCCACACCCGCATGACCAGGTCCCAGCTGCGCAACTACTTCGACCACCTGAGCTACGAGCTGGGCGCGCCCGAGCAGGAGGGCCTGAACCGCTTCTTCGCCAGCATGGCCGAGCACGGGGTGATTCCCCGCGCCCCCAGGCTGGAAATCCTGGGCTGA
- a CDS encoding 1,4-dihydroxy-6-naphthoate synthase, whose translation MIVPIYDDQVVTDTPQAPLRQLSLGISPCPNDTFIFHALIHGLAPRQPGFGLSRLVMADVEELNNLAAQGALDVVKISLAAIPDAAPHYRLLPCGGALGRGCGPLLVARADRDPDMPFTTLALPGARTTAALLASLAGVPGQRVQLRYDEVMPAVARGEVDAGVVIHEGRFTYADLGLKLVMDFGEWWETAYGLPLPLGVIAVRRDMEQQTVALVEAAIKASLAHAWDNPQDSAGFVAENAQELSPEVTAAHIATFVTAFSMDVGQEGRQAIEALAAEAMRQAGKPMPEGGLFTPSAE comes from the coding sequence ATGATTGTTCCGATCTATGATGACCAGGTGGTCACCGATACCCCCCAAGCCCCCCTTCGTCAACTGAGTCTGGGCATCTCGCCGTGCCCCAACGACACGTTCATCTTCCACGCGCTCATCCACGGCCTGGCCCCACGCCAGCCGGGGTTCGGCCTGTCGCGCCTGGTGATGGCCGACGTGGAGGAGTTGAACAACCTGGCCGCCCAAGGCGCGCTGGACGTGGTGAAGATCTCGCTGGCGGCCATCCCGGACGCGGCCCCGCACTACCGGCTGCTGCCCTGCGGCGGGGCGCTCGGGCGCGGCTGCGGCCCCCTGCTGGTGGCCCGGGCCGACCGCGACCCGGACATGCCGTTCACGACCCTGGCCCTGCCCGGGGCGCGCACCACGGCGGCGCTCTTGGCCTCCCTGGCCGGGGTGCCGGGCCAGCGCGTGCAGCTGCGTTACGACGAGGTGATGCCCGCCGTGGCCCGTGGCGAGGTGGACGCCGGCGTGGTCATCCACGAGGGGCGCTTCACCTACGCGGACCTGGGGCTCAAGCTGGTGATGGATTTCGGCGAGTGGTGGGAGACAGCCTACGGCCTGCCGCTGCCTCTGGGCGTCATCGCCGTGCGGCGCGACATGGAGCAGCAGACCGTGGCCCTGGTGGAGGCGGCCATCAAGGCCAGCCTGGCCCACGCCTGGGACAATCCGCAGGACAGCGCGGGCTTCGTGGCCGAGAACGCGCAGGAGCTTTCGCCGGAGGTCACGGCGGCGCACATCGCCACCTTCGTCACGGCCTTCAGCATGGACGTGGGGCAGGAGGGCCGTCAGGCCATCGAGGCCCTTGCCGCCGAGGCCATGCGCCAGGCCGGAAAGCCCATGCCCGAGGGCGGGCTGTTCACGCCCTCAGCCGAGTGA
- a CDS encoding ATP-binding cassette domain-containing protein produces the protein MNVRVDMEAVVRAKGRSFHLRACFESEANAVVLFGPSGSGKTLTLQAIAGLMRPTGGRIQLGGRTLFDSRAGVDLAPRERGLGYLFQDYALFPHMTVAENVGFALNPGWPGRLDAASRQGVRDMLENFGIGHLADERPVRLSGGQRQRAALARAMMARPQALLLDEPFSALDPLLRVRMRRELADTLERFGIPALLITHDPDDVAAFAKTLVVYHQGQVVEQLELGDEEERKRRLPEVIALLEARDAG, from the coding sequence ATGAACGTCCGCGTGGACATGGAGGCCGTGGTGCGGGCCAAGGGCCGCAGCTTCCACCTGCGGGCCTGTTTCGAGTCGGAGGCCAACGCCGTGGTGCTCTTCGGCCCTTCCGGCTCGGGCAAGACGCTCACCCTGCAGGCCATCGCCGGGTTGATGCGCCCCACCGGCGGGCGCATCCAGCTTGGCGGGCGCACGCTCTTCGACAGCCGCGCCGGGGTGGACCTCGCCCCCCGCGAGCGCGGCCTGGGCTACCTCTTTCAGGATTACGCCCTCTTCCCGCACATGACCGTGGCCGAGAACGTGGGCTTCGCCCTGAACCCCGGCTGGCCCGGCAGGCTGGACGCCGCCAGCAGGCAGGGCGTGCGCGACATGCTGGAGAACTTCGGCATCGGCCACCTGGCGGACGAACGCCCCGTCCGGCTCTCCGGCGGGCAGCGCCAGCGCGCCGCACTGGCCAGAGCCATGATGGCCAGGCCCCAGGCCCTGCTGCTGGACGAACCCTTCTCCGCCCTGGACCCGCTGCTGCGCGTTCGCATGCGCCGCGAGCTGGCGGACACGCTGGAGCGCTTCGGCATCCCGGCTCTGCTCATCACCCACGACCCCGACGACGTGGCCGCCTTCGCCAAGACGCTGGTGGTCTACCACCAGGGGCAGGTGGTGGAGCAGTTGGAGCTTGGCGACGAGGAGGAGCGCAAGCGCCGCCTGCCCGAGGTCATCGCCCTGCTGGAAGCCCGGGACGCCGGCTAG